The window AGTGGCTGACGAGTTCGACCGGCCGGTAATTCGAGGGGCGGTCGAGCGAACCTTCGGGCGGGAGATCGAGACCCCTCAGGGCGAGCCTCACTTTCGGATCGAGTGGATCGATGCCGGACGGATCGGCGACCGCAGCCGCTCCCCGATCCTGTTGATGGCTGCGACGACCGATGGCGAAGGTCCAACTGCTGAAATGGTGCGCAAGATGCTCACCGGTTCTGTCGCAGAGGGAGTCGCGGCAGGCGATTACCTTGTCTTCCGACGCGAAGACCCCTGGGCTCGCGACCAACTCCTCCTGATGCTGGTCGGCCGCTCCCGCCGCGAATTAGGCGACCGGGCGGGCGCATGGTGCGACTCACTCTACCGCTGGGCTTACGACTTCGAGATGCGCCGGACGACTAGATCGCTCTTCCGCCGCGGTGAACAGACCGCCCTCGCCGCGGAACTCGAGCGGCGCTACGGCTTTCGCCTCCGCATTCAGCACGACTATCTCCTCGCCGAAGAGAACGACTCGCTCCAATTCGTCCGGCTCCTGCGGCACTATCCCGACCGCTGGCTCACGGTCGCCTGGGGCGACTTGGATTCCCTTACGCTATTGACGCCGCTCTTCGTCTTCGACCGCCGGCGGACGATCGGGAACACCTTCCTTGATCCCGTCGTTCAGTATGAAGAGCGAATGCGTGCCGACCGATCCCGGCTTGGCAATCGAGACGCCATTCTCATTCGGGGGCTTTGGGCGACGGTCGATCCGACCGGCGGAGGCCCGTTCTTCAGTTATGCCATAGCCGATTCGAGCCGGAATCGGTATTATATTATCGACGGCGCCGTCTTTGCGCCGGGCGAGCCGAAGATGCCCTTCCTGTGGCAACTCGACGCCATCGCCCGGACCTTTGAGCCCAGGTAGCCGTCGTCCGCTACGCGATTTTAAGGGGTGTAAGGCATGGCGTCACCCTGAACGAAGTGAAGGGTCTCGTCCGGACGGGATGCTTCGCTTCGCTCAGCTTGACAATCTCCGTTTCCAGACGATACAGAAATCTACACCAAGTATGGACGCAATGTGAGAGAGGGAAGACTTTGACAGATAGGAATATGGCCGCACCACGGGTCCTCGTCCTGACCGGATCTCCAAATGACCTTCCGCTGATGCAGGCGGGGCAGGAATATTTCGACTACTTCGGCATCACCGTTGAGTTTGTCGTCTCGTCCGCGCACCGCAACCCGGATCAGACGGCGAAGTTGGCAGCGCAGGCGCGCAGCAATGGCTATGGAGCCGTCGTTTGCGCGGCGGGAATGGCCGCGCATCTGGCCGGAGTCGTCGCGGCTCACTCCGACCTGCCGGTGATCGGCGTCCCGTTGCCGGGAGGTATCTCCGACGGCCTCGACGCCCTCCTGGCAACGGTGCAGATGCCGGCCGGCGTCCCGGTGGCAACGCTCGCCGTCGGCAAAGCCGGAGCCGTCAATGCCGCCGTCTTATGCGCGCGCATCTTTAGTCTGACCGATCCGGCAATTCACGAACGACTTCAGTCCTTCATTGCGAACGGAGCCAAACTGCCCAAGCCGGCCGGATGAAGGTCTTAATCACCGGCTCGGCAGGGATGCTCGGCCAGAAATTGCTGACGACCCTGTCGGGTGATCTCTATGCCTTGACCGGCTGCGACCTCGCGCCGGCTCCGCCGGTCGAGGAAGTTCCCTGCCACTACCTGCAACTTGATGTAACCGACCGCAAACAGACCATCGCGGAAGTGAAGGCTATCGCACCAGCGGTCATCGTCCATACCGCCGCGATGACCAACGTCGATGCCTGCGAAACGCGCCGTGAAGAGTGCTGGCGCAGCAACGTCTATGCGACCGAGAACGTCGCCCTCGCCGGCCGTCTGGTCGGGGCGCGGATCATCTACATTTCCACCGACTATGTCTTCGACGGTCGCGCCGGGCCCTACGATGAAGAAGCCCGACCCAATCCCGTAAGTTATTACGGCAAGTCGAAACTGGCCGGTGAGAACGTCATCCGCGGCAACTCCGGCGAGTGGACCATCGTCCGGACCATCGTTCTCTATGGCTACGGACGCGACGCCCGGGCGAGTTTCATCACCTGGCTCCTGGGCGAACTGCGCGCCGGGCGCCCGGTCAAGATCGTCGATGACCAATGGGGCAACACAACCATCGCCGATGACCTCGCCGCCGCCATAGACCGGATCATCCTGCTGCAGAAGAGCGGCCTCTACCATGTTGGTGGGGCAGGTTTTTCGACGCGCTA of the Calditrichota bacterium genome contains:
- a CDS encoding DUF4837 family protein, giving the protein MKNVKCRMQNAECMVRRNFHDFPYSLRAFRSTFFILHSAFSILHFGCSTKPYSSGEPGGLVVVADEFDRPVIRGAVERTFGREIETPQGEPHFRIEWIDAGRIGDRSRSPILLMAATTDGEGPTAEMVRKMLTGSVAEGVAAGDYLVFRREDPWARDQLLLMLVGRSRRELGDRAGAWCDSLYRWAYDFEMRRTTRSLFRRGEQTALAAELERRYGFRLRIQHDYLLAEENDSLQFVRLLRHYPDRWLTVAWGDLDSLTLLTPLFVFDRRRTIGNTFLDPVVQYEERMRADRSRLGNRDAILIRGLWATVDPTGGGPFFSYAIADSSRNRYYIIDGAVFAPGEPKMPFLWQLDAIARTFEPR
- the purE gene encoding 5-(carboxyamino)imidazole ribonucleotide mutase, encoding MAAPRVLVLTGSPNDLPLMQAGQEYFDYFGITVEFVVSSAHRNPDQTAKLAAQARSNGYGAVVCAAGMAAHLAGVVAAHSDLPVIGVPLPGGISDGLDALLATVQMPAGVPVATLAVGKAGAVNAAVLCARIFSLTDPAIHERLQSFIANGAKLPKPAG
- the rfbD gene encoding dTDP-4-dehydrorhamnose reductase; its protein translation is MKVLITGSAGMLGQKLLTTLSGDLYALTGCDLAPAPPVEEVPCHYLQLDVTDRKQTIAEVKAIAPAVIVHTAAMTNVDACETRREECWRSNVYATENVALAGRLVGARIIYISTDYVFDGRAGPYDEEARPNPVSYYGKSKLAGENVIRGNSGEWTIVRTIVLYGYGRDARASFITWLLGELRAGRPVKIVDDQWGNTTIADDLAAAIDRIILLQKSGLYHVGGAGFSTRYEFALTAARVFGLDESLIHPITTESLAQPAKRPLRSGLMTQKAEEELFLTFRTAEDSLRLYREQEAQGALKGVF